A genomic segment from Deltaproteobacteria bacterium encodes:
- a CDS encoding ABC transporter ATP-binding protein encodes MATLLEIKNLHTSFVTADGEFPAVDGLNLTIEAGKTLGLVGESGCGKSVTALSIMRLIPSPPGRVAEGEVLYRGHDLLKLSDEEMRQIRGNEISMVFQEPMTSLNPVFTVGDQIMEAIRLHQKVSKREARDKAVEMLRLVKIADPSVRVNDYPHQMSGGMRQRVMIAMALSCNPSLLIADEPTTALDVTIQAQILELMGELQDELGMALLLITHDLGVVAEQADDVAIMYAGRMVERSKPEVIFGKPLHPYTIGLLNSLPSSASKRRLDAIPGVVPSPLDLPSGCRFRDRCFKASGICAEHEPVLEEKGRNQWVACYRTN; translated from the coding sequence AATCTCCACACTTCGTTCGTCACCGCTGACGGCGAGTTTCCCGCGGTGGACGGGTTGAATCTCACCATCGAGGCGGGCAAGACGCTGGGGCTGGTGGGCGAGTCGGGTTGCGGCAAGAGCGTCACGGCGCTCTCCATCATGCGGCTGATCCCGTCGCCGCCGGGGCGGGTGGCGGAGGGCGAGGTACTCTACCGCGGGCACGATCTCCTCAAGCTGTCGGACGAGGAGATGCGGCAGATCCGCGGCAACGAGATCTCCATGGTGTTCCAGGAGCCCATGACCTCGCTGAACCCGGTGTTCACCGTCGGCGACCAGATCATGGAGGCCATCCGCCTGCACCAGAAGGTGAGCAAGCGGGAGGCGCGCGACAAGGCCGTGGAGATGCTCCGGCTGGTGAAGATCGCCGACCCGAGCGTGCGCGTCAACGACTACCCGCACCAGATGAGCGGCGGCATGCGCCAGCGCGTGATGATCGCCATGGCGCTGTCGTGCAACCCCAGCCTGCTCATCGCCGACGAGCCCACCACCGCGCTGGACGTCACCATTCAGGCGCAGATCCTGGAGCTGATGGGCGAGCTGCAGGACGAGCTCGGCATGGCGCTGCTGCTGATCACCCACGACCTGGGCGTGGTGGCGGAGCAGGCGGACGACGTGGCCATCATGTACGCCGGCCGCATGGTCGAGCGCTCCAAGCCCGAAGTGATCTTCGGCAAGCCGCTGCATCCGTACACCATCGGGCTGCTGAACTCGCTGCCCAGCAGCGCCAGCAAGCGCCGTCTCGACGCTATTCCCGGGGTCGTGCCCAGCCCGCTGGACCTTCCCAGCGGATGCCGTTTCCGGGACCGCTGCTTCAAGGCGTCGGGGATCTG